A window from Leuconostoc mesenteroides subsp. mesenteroides encodes these proteins:
- a CDS encoding ATP-binding cassette domain-containing protein, with protein MQILKEHAKPYTRDIMFSIIAVVIMAVASLWQPRLLQQVMKAIIADDQNKVITYGFQLLFLALIGLVAGVINTVFASKVSQAIAADIRAHEYKKIQSFSFGNIEKFSAGNLVVRMTNDVNQVQQLIMMILQSLTRIPILFVGAFILALITLPRLWWIVILMVVLIFMASQVIFKQMGKFFAKIQTLIDKTNTLAKENLQGVRVVKSFNQEENETNRFTDNSNKLTHVNTTVSYLFSTMMPMFMLISYVAIGAAILIVGRDVVKHPNDLVAITSFTSYLMQILFAIMIGGMMATFASRGFVSLRRIKEILDTTPDLIYAQDAPERDLNGDISFKNVSFTYPGDTKPALKNVTFDIKSGEMIGIVGATGSGKTTLAQLIPRLYDPTEGEIAVGGVNLKSVNEKSLRTAVSFVLQKAILFSGTIAANLRQGKKDANEKDFQKAAEIAQAAEFVSRYEDSFDHTVEERSANFSGGQKQRLSIARGVVGSPKILILDDSTSALDARSEKLVQEALDRELKGTTTIVIAEKISSVIHANRILVMDEGKVVGIGTHNELLKNSPVYAEIYQTQKAKGAE; from the coding sequence ATGCAAATTTTAAAAGAACATGCAAAGCCGTATACTCGTGATATTATGTTTTCAATTATTGCGGTGGTTATTATGGCTGTTGCATCATTGTGGCAACCACGGTTACTGCAACAGGTTATGAAAGCAATTATCGCTGATGATCAAAATAAGGTTATTACTTACGGATTTCAACTGTTATTTTTAGCTTTAATCGGATTGGTCGCTGGTGTAATTAATACAGTTTTTGCATCCAAAGTTTCACAAGCGATTGCTGCAGATATTCGTGCACACGAGTATAAAAAAATACAATCATTCTCATTTGGCAACATTGAAAAGTTTTCAGCAGGTAACTTGGTTGTCCGTATGACAAATGATGTCAATCAAGTGCAGCAACTAATCATGATGATTTTACAGTCTTTGACACGTATTCCGATACTGTTTGTAGGTGCTTTTATTTTGGCATTGATTACATTACCGCGTTTGTGGTGGATTGTCATTTTAATGGTTGTATTGATTTTTATGGCTTCGCAAGTGATTTTTAAGCAAATGGGAAAGTTCTTTGCTAAAATTCAAACGCTAATTGATAAAACGAACACATTAGCCAAGGAAAACCTTCAAGGTGTTCGTGTTGTCAAGTCTTTTAACCAAGAAGAAAATGAAACGAACCGCTTTACGGATAATTCTAACAAGTTGACGCATGTCAACACGACGGTTAGTTATTTATTTTCAACTATGATGCCGATGTTCATGTTAATATCTTATGTTGCCATTGGCGCAGCTATTTTAATTGTAGGCCGCGATGTTGTCAAGCATCCTAATGATTTAGTTGCGATTACTTCTTTTACTTCCTATTTAATGCAAATACTCTTTGCTATCATGATAGGTGGTATGATGGCCACCTTTGCATCCCGTGGTTTTGTTTCTCTAAGACGTATTAAAGAAATTTTGGATACCACACCAGACTTAATCTATGCACAAGATGCGCCCGAGCGTGATTTGAACGGAGACATTTCATTCAAAAATGTTTCTTTTACCTATCCTGGAGATACTAAACCAGCTTTAAAAAACGTAACGTTTGATATTAAATCAGGTGAGATGATTGGTATCGTCGGCGCAACTGGATCGGGTAAGACAACACTTGCACAATTAATTCCAAGATTATATGATCCTACGGAAGGTGAGATAGCTGTTGGTGGTGTAAATCTTAAATCAGTAAATGAAAAATCGTTACGAACTGCGGTTTCGTTTGTTTTACAAAAGGCTATATTGTTTAGTGGTACGATTGCAGCAAACTTGCGTCAAGGTAAAAAAGATGCTAACGAAAAAGATTTTCAAAAAGCTGCTGAAATTGCACAGGCTGCGGAATTTGTTAGCCGGTATGAAGATAGTTTTGACCATACTGTTGAAGAGCGGTCTGCCAATTTCTCTGGTGGTCAAAAACAACGTCTTTCTATAGCGAGAGGTGTTGTTGGTAGTCCTAAAATATTGATTTTAGATGATTCAACATCGGCATTAGATGCGCGATCTGAAAAGCTGGTTCAAGAAGCACTTGATCGAGAACTAAAAGGAACAACGACAATTGTAATTGCTGAAAAAATTAGTTCAGTTATTCATGCTAATCGCATTTTAGTAATGGATGAGGGTAAGGTAGTTGGTATCGGTACACATAACGAGTTGTTAAAAAATTCACCTGTCTATGCTGAAATTTATCAAACACAAAAAGCGAAAGGGGCAGAATAA
- a CDS encoding ATP-binding cassette domain-containing protein: protein MADIKQAIKYFAKYLKRYWLALSFVVVVTIASTYFQVKAPVYMGKAITELSTYLGQYLNPQTQASASKTPFYHALEAMMVFFALTALTMFISSFISSRISSEASGRMRIGLFAKLQRMTIKYFDTHQDGEILSLFTSDLDNIFNAMNQAIFQLLSQSALFVGIIIMMFQQNVKLAWVTMASTPVAIVVAWFVISRARKYIDTQQAETGRMNGYINEQINGEKIIITQGLQQESIANFGPYNERVKQATYKGQMYSGMLFPLMQGLSLLNLAIVIFFGSWLIVHDGMDKSVGLGLIVVFVNYSQQYYQPITQITSIYNMLQLAVTGAKRLSDVHEQAEEVNPENGQKLANLKSGVTLENIHFGYNDDKEILHGVSIDVKKGEMIALVGPTGSGKTTVMNLLNRFYDVTEGAVKFDGTDVRQLDLQSLRDHIGIVLQESVLFSGTVADNIKFGEPNATEEEMIDAAKQANIHDFIMTLPEGYQTKVDDENSVFSTGQKQLLSIARTILTNPDFLILDEATSNVDTVTEAKIQAAMDNVIAGRTSFVIAHRLKTILGADKIVVLKDGQVIEKGSHQELVAEGGFYSELYHNQMVFE from the coding sequence ATGGCAGATATTAAACAAGCAATTAAATATTTCGCAAAATACCTTAAGCGTTATTGGTTAGCATTGTCTTTTGTTGTTGTTGTGACAATAGCTTCAACTTATTTTCAAGTTAAAGCACCAGTCTACATGGGAAAAGCCATCACAGAATTATCGACCTATTTAGGTCAATATTTGAATCCTCAAACGCAGGCTTCTGCTAGCAAAACACCTTTCTATCATGCGCTGGAAGCAATGATGGTTTTCTTTGCCTTAACAGCATTGACAATGTTTATTTCTAGTTTTATATCTAGTCGTATTAGTTCAGAAGCATCAGGTCGAATGAGAATTGGTCTATTTGCTAAATTGCAAAGGATGACGATTAAATATTTTGACACACATCAAGATGGTGAAATTTTATCTTTGTTCACGTCTGACTTAGACAATATTTTTAACGCGATGAATCAAGCTATTTTCCAACTTCTATCACAATCTGCTTTGTTTGTTGGCATCATTATTATGATGTTTCAGCAGAATGTCAAATTAGCATGGGTGACGATGGCTTCGACCCCAGTTGCTATTGTTGTTGCTTGGTTTGTGATTAGTCGTGCTAGAAAATATATTGACACGCAGCAAGCTGAAACCGGCCGTATGAATGGCTATATTAACGAACAAATTAATGGTGAGAAGATTATTATCACGCAAGGATTGCAACAAGAATCAATCGCTAATTTTGGTCCTTATAATGAGCGAGTGAAGCAAGCTACTTATAAGGGACAGATGTATTCTGGTATGTTGTTTCCTCTAATGCAAGGATTGTCATTGTTGAACTTAGCTATTGTGATTTTCTTTGGATCATGGTTAATTGTTCATGACGGTATGGATAAGTCGGTTGGCTTGGGATTAATTGTGGTGTTTGTTAACTATTCACAGCAATATTACCAACCAATTACACAAATCACATCTATTTATAATATGTTGCAGTTAGCTGTTACTGGGGCCAAACGTTTGAGTGATGTCCATGAACAAGCTGAAGAAGTTAACCCTGAAAATGGTCAGAAATTAGCTAACTTAAAGTCAGGTGTTACTCTAGAAAATATTCATTTTGGATATAATGATGACAAAGAAATTCTTCACGGCGTTTCAATTGACGTTAAAAAAGGCGAGATGATAGCCCTTGTTGGTCCGACCGGTTCAGGAAAAACAACAGTTATGAACTTATTGAATCGATTCTATGATGTGACAGAAGGTGCTGTGAAGTTTGATGGCACTGATGTTCGTCAGTTAGACTTGCAGTCTTTGCGTGATCATATTGGCATTGTGCTGCAGGAATCAGTATTATTTAGTGGTACTGTTGCAGACAATATTAAATTCGGTGAACCGAATGCTACCGAAGAAGAAATGATTGATGCTGCCAAACAAGCGAACATTCATGACTTCATTATGACTTTGCCAGAAGGTTATCAGACCAAAGTAGATGACGAAAATTCAGTCTTTTCAACAGGGCAAAAACAGCTATTATCAATCGCTCGCACAATTTTAACTAATCCGGATTTCTTAATACTAGATGAAGCAACATCTAACGTGGATACGGTAACAGAGGCAAAAATTCAAGCAGCGATGGATAATGTTATTGCTGGACGCACGAGTTTTGTTATTGCGCACCGATTAAAAACAATACTTGGTGCTGACAAAATTGTTGTTCTTAAAGATGGTCAAGTGATTGAAAAAGGATCACATCAAGAATTAGTTGCTGAAGGCGGATTTTATTCAGAATTGTACCATAACCAAATGGTATTTGAGTAA
- a CDS encoding glycosyltransferase: MNIGLFTDTYFPQVSGVATSIKTLKEALESQGHEVYIFTSTDPKIPKNKFESHIYRFSSLPYLGFKDRRLAFRGLIQAVEIAKSVHLDIVHTQTEFSLGLMGKFVARQLKIPAVHTYHTMYEDYTHYFAKGMLIGPHGVGRIMKIYMASMAGVIAPSNLVQDTLRRYGVTAPMRVIPTGVCLPEHSTKQTNLREKYHFSESQPIVLSLGRLAFEKNISVTISVFSEVLQTIPEARLVIAGDGPARKSLEEQVEELALADKIIFTGMVNHDDIFDYYKMSDVFVSSSDTETQGLTFIEAMAADRPFVAIHSPYLDNLVDNEAIGTLVSDYDELLAGITKYLRRPNTEHDIAYRHKKMKDVDANTFATRVLAFYDDVLASYHASDVEDEYPNDEEVGYMKRILRNPFRRN; encoded by the coding sequence ATGAACATTGGTTTGTTTACGGACACGTACTTTCCACAAGTCAGTGGAGTTGCGACTTCGATTAAGACACTTAAAGAAGCACTTGAAAGTCAGGGGCACGAGGTTTATATTTTCACATCTACTGACCCCAAGATACCTAAAAATAAATTTGAATCGCATATTTATCGTTTTTCCAGCCTACCATATCTTGGATTTAAAGATCGGCGACTCGCATTTCGTGGCTTGATTCAAGCTGTTGAAATCGCCAAATCCGTACATCTTGATATTGTACATACCCAAACAGAATTTTCTTTGGGTTTAATGGGTAAATTTGTAGCACGACAATTAAAAATTCCTGCTGTTCACACCTATCATACGATGTATGAAGATTACACCCATTACTTTGCTAAGGGAATGTTGATTGGTCCACATGGCGTCGGACGTATTATGAAGATTTATATGGCTAGTATGGCGGGTGTGATTGCACCGTCGAATCTCGTTCAAGATACGTTGCGTCGTTACGGTGTTACTGCGCCTATGAGAGTTATTCCAACAGGTGTGTGTTTACCAGAGCATAGCACGAAACAAACTAACTTACGAGAAAAGTATCACTTCTCTGAATCACAACCTATTGTTTTGTCGCTGGGACGTTTAGCGTTTGAAAAGAATATTAGTGTGACAATTTCTGTATTTTCTGAGGTATTACAGACCATACCCGAAGCACGGTTAGTTATTGCTGGCGATGGTCCAGCACGTAAATCTCTAGAAGAGCAGGTTGAAGAACTCGCTCTGGCAGACAAAATAATATTTACAGGAATGGTCAATCATGACGATATCTTTGATTATTATAAAATGTCGGACGTATTTGTAAGTTCTTCAGATACTGAAACGCAAGGCTTAACATTTATTGAGGCGATGGCAGCAGATAGACCGTTTGTGGCTATACATTCACCTTACTTAGATAATTTGGTTGATAATGAAGCTATTGGTACATTGGTGAGTGATTATGATGAACTACTAGCAGGTATTACAAAATATCTTAGACGACCCAATACGGAACATGATATCGCTTATCGGCATAAAAAAATGAAAGACGTGGATGCAAATACTTTTGCAACACGTGTTTTAGCATTTTATGACGATGTTTTGGCCAGTTATCATGCTAGCGATGTGGAAGATGAGTATCCCAATGATGAAGAAGTGGGATATATGAAACGTATCCTACGTAATCCATTCAGGAGAAATTAA
- a CDS encoding glycosyltransferase produces MKVLLYFENQNLIAKSGIGRALKLQKEALSYTDVEVTTDIKSVDYDILHINTYGVNSHHMVNKAHKLGKKVVYHGHSTYEDFRNSFTGSNAIAPLFKRYLVSLYSKSDAIITPTPYSKQLLRGYRLNQPIIPISNGIPLEKYQHDDDKIKKFREYFDLADDQKVIMSVGLFFERKGILDFVELAKRHPEYIFIWFGYTDLRLVPHKISRLIKGNHPRNLIFPGYIAGDVIRGAFQGADLFLYPSHEETEGIVVLEALASKQNVLVRDIPVYKKWLQNGVNCYKACDLDEFEIKMQKILTGESPNLSETGYKLAQTRNLPEIGKKLQAVYEMVLEG; encoded by the coding sequence TTGAAAGTTTTACTTTATTTTGAAAATCAAAATTTAATAGCTAAATCTGGTATTGGGCGTGCGTTAAAGTTACAAAAAGAAGCATTATCTTACACGGATGTTGAAGTAACTACTGATATCAAGTCCGTTGATTATGATATATTGCACATTAATACATATGGTGTGAATAGCCATCATATGGTTAATAAGGCGCATAAATTGGGAAAAAAAGTTGTTTACCATGGGCATTCAACTTATGAAGATTTTCGAAATTCTTTTACTGGTTCTAATGCTATTGCACCGCTATTTAAACGATACTTAGTATCGCTTTATAGTAAGTCTGACGCGATTATTACGCCGACACCTTACTCGAAGCAGTTGCTGCGCGGATACCGTTTAAACCAACCAATCATTCCTATTTCTAATGGTATTCCCTTAGAAAAATATCAGCATGACGATGATAAAATAAAAAAGTTTCGTGAATACTTTGACTTGGCAGATGATCAAAAAGTGATTATGAGTGTAGGGCTTTTCTTTGAGCGGAAAGGTATTTTAGACTTTGTTGAACTAGCTAAAAGGCATCCTGAGTATATTTTTATTTGGTTTGGTTACACTGATTTAAGATTAGTACCTCATAAGATAAGTCGTTTGATAAAAGGCAATCACCCACGAAATTTAATTTTTCCTGGATATATCGCTGGAGATGTCATTCGTGGTGCTTTCCAAGGTGCAGATTTATTTTTGTATCCTTCTCACGAAGAAACGGAAGGCATTGTGGTACTAGAAGCTTTAGCTTCCAAGCAAAATGTTTTAGTTCGTGACATTCCTGTATATAAAAAATGGCTACAAAATGGGGTAAATTGCTATAAAGCCTGTGATTTAGATGAATTTGAAATCAAAATGCAAAAAATTTTAACCGGGGAGTCACCTAACTTAAGTGAAACAGGCTATAAATTAGCTCAAACACGAAATCTACCTGAAATTGGGAAAAAGTTACAAGCGGTATATGAAATGGTGTTAGAAGGGTGA
- a CDS encoding flippase-like domain-containing protein, whose product MFKRNRLSMIVVIVLTAIIVYFLTKELSGKGHQLSVALENLDWHWLLFGLLTMILSIFLEAAATRTLLSKEDRRHTTVLSLLRVPLLNLLGTGVTPFATGGQPAQLYGLSRSGVETGRAMSVILMKFLVYQVVVVVFFIIGYISAEHFIYQQVDPTFATFIPFAIAIHAVVIIGIILVMFWPSLTLRLVDLVSIVVKKMMRRERFERLIANIKQKIDNFHTESRRVISSWQALIGATFFTSLQLITFYMIPYFVIRAFGYQSVNPWLIVTMNIMIVMVISLFPIPGGVGGAELSFQLLFSPFVKNPATLILVILLWRFITYYFGIFAGIIAYIIPAHHYRRSDDA is encoded by the coding sequence ATGTTCAAACGTAATAGATTATCAATGATTGTCGTTATTGTTCTGACGGCTATTATCGTTTATTTTTTAACCAAAGAATTAAGTGGTAAAGGACACCAGTTGTCCGTAGCGTTGGAAAATTTGGATTGGCATTGGTTACTGTTTGGTCTGCTCACGATGATTTTATCAATTTTCCTTGAGGCGGCTGCGACAAGGACCTTATTGAGCAAAGAAGATCGGCGTCACACCACAGTTTTGTCCTTATTAAGAGTTCCACTACTAAATTTGTTGGGAACAGGCGTCACGCCGTTTGCAACTGGCGGCCAGCCGGCACAATTATACGGCTTATCGCGATCTGGAGTAGAAACTGGTCGAGCAATGTCTGTTATTCTTATGAAGTTTTTAGTCTATCAAGTTGTTGTTGTGGTATTCTTTATAATAGGCTATATCTCTGCCGAACATTTTATTTATCAACAGGTTGATCCCACCTTCGCAACATTCATTCCTTTTGCCATAGCAATTCATGCTGTAGTAATTATTGGGATTATATTAGTTATGTTTTGGCCATCATTAACATTACGCTTAGTTGATTTAGTGTCAATAGTTGTAAAAAAGATGATGCGTCGCGAGCGTTTTGAGCGATTAATTGCGAATATTAAGCAAAAGATTGATAATTTTCATACCGAATCACGTCGCGTGATTAGCAGTTGGCAAGCATTGATTGGCGCCACTTTTTTTACTTCACTACAACTAATTACGTTCTATATGATACCTTATTTTGTCATACGTGCCTTTGGATATCAGTCTGTTAATCCATGGCTGATAGTAACAATGAATATTATGATTGTTATGGTGATTTCTTTATTTCCTATTCCAGGTGGTGTTGGTGGTGCGGAGCTTAGTTTTCAATTATTGTTCTCACCTTTTGTTAAAAATCCAGCGACATTGATTCTCGTTATCTTACTCTGGCGATTTATTACTTATTATTTTGGTATCTTTGCAGGAATCATTGCTTACATTATTCCTGCTCACCATTATAGGAGAAGTGACGATGCTTGA
- a CDS encoding DUF1797 family protein produces the protein MLDNKYNTSNLKQILSRLRAMIDSTDGSVQTRRFDAFGIEALQVTYDQLTRIWTVQEHREIRQFQFDDIDLVAIEIYDVLHDFKLIY, from the coding sequence ATGCTTGACAACAAATACAATACGAGTAATTTGAAACAAATTTTAAGTCGGTTACGTGCTATGATTGATTCAACAGATGGCAGCGTACAAACGCGTCGTTTTGATGCTTTTGGCATTGAAGCTTTACAGGTTACGTATGATCAATTGACAAGAATCTGGACAGTTCAAGAACATCGTGAAATACGACAGTTTCAGTTTGATGACATTGATTTAGTTGCAATTGAAATTTATGATGTTTTACATGATTTCAAACTAATTTATTAG